One Candidatus Nitronauta litoralis genomic window, GCCGAGGGTACGGGAATTGGTATGACCATTTCAAAAAAGCTGATGGAGGTAATGAAGGGAACAATAAATGTTGAAAGTGTCGTAGGAAAAGGAAGTTGCTTTCACATCACCTTACCCAAATGCGATCCACCCAAGGAGATCATAACATTAAAGGAAAACAACATCAGGGTCTCTAAGCCATCACAAACGGAAAGCGAAAAAAAATATACAGTCCTTTATATAGAAGACAACCCGGCCAATTTGAGATTGGTTGAAGATGTTCTGTCCTCCCGTCCTGATATTAGTTTCTTAGCAGCAACACAGGCGGGGTTAGGCCTTGAGCTTGCCCGGGCACACCGTCCGGATCTAATCATTATGGATATTAATTTACCGGAAATGGATGGCTATCAAGCCTTGAAACATCTTCAAAATTATGATGAAACTTTTAATATTCCCGTAATCGCTTTGAGCGCCAATGCGATGAAAAAAGACATCGAAAGAGGGCTTAATGCCGGGTTCAAAGATTATCTCACCAAACCTTTTGACATGTTATATTTTTTAAGTGTGATCAACAGGTTTATCCCTTCATCACAGGAAACTACAGAGAATTAAACATTCCGTACAAAACCCTATCCACCCGGTAATTTTCATTTAAAGCATTTTTGTATTTTTATTGATTTGGGAAATCTGACAACTCTAAAATTCATACTGAACAGAATAAATCCAGGTCGTATCATCTTTCACTACCCCAAGAGGCGGCATACTGTTGTGCTCCAGAATATTGGAAACCTTTATGCCCCACCCATCCCCCATATTGGCAATAATATTGGCTTCATTCCTGAGCGTGAAATCATTCAGGTCTTCAACGCTGGGATAAACCAGAACTTTATTCACAAACTTCAACCATTCAAAAAGCTTATAAGTAAATCTGCCAGCAAATCTTGCTGTGAACCATTGATCATCCATTCCAACTTTCAAATCTTCCGAAAAATAAGAAAGTCCACCCTCCAGTTTTAATACCTTGACGTCATCATCCCAGATTGTGTAACCCACTCCCGGCCCGATAATCGCACGCAAATTCAAATCCTTGAATTTGTCATTCAACAATTCTGAACTGAGCAACCAGAACCATTTGGAATTAAATGAATGTTCAAACTTAAAAGAACCATAGGTGTTTCGGGCGGTCACCTTATCGTTCTCTTCAGCAAAGTTGTGCAGAAAAGAAAGAAAAAAGGAATCCCGTTTTAAAGCCAACTCGCCTTCACCGCTGACAGAAAGGTTGGTCCGTTCGGTGTTTCCAGTTTGCGTACCCCCACCCAGAGCCACGCTGCCCGCCCAATGACGGTCCGGAGGATTGATAGCCTTGACATCCCCCCAGGACAACACAACAGGCTTTTTCCGGCCCTTAGCACTGGCAAGACGAATCCCGAATTTACCCTTCCCACGCACCGGCACAAGGCGTCCAATCAGCCTTGCATTATTCCTCATGACAACCACCACATGTTTTTTGGTGTAAACCTTGATGATCTTACCCGCCGGAATCTTTACCTTCGGCGAGTCGGGTGTAGAAAATAAAACCGTTCCCCCTGAAAAACCATGCAAAGTACCTGCAAGGATATTTCCAGGCTTGAATTTTATTTTGTCGGCTAAAACGGGATTCGGAAGCCAAAGCAAGACTCCCATTAAAAAGAAAACCAGGGCAAAACCAGCACGAAGGGAACCAGGAAAATAAGACATTAACACTCAGAAATTCGAAAACATTAAGGATATTTTGATAAAATTTCAGAAACACAGCACTTCCAACAATCCCCCAGACAGGAAATGAAAGATAAAATGCTCAAATACCCCTTCGGCTACAAATCAGCACTTCTTTAAATTTCATTTTGATTTAACCATGATAGTCCATTGTTTTTTATATATTTACTGGGTTTATGAGGCTCATTCTCGCATAACAAAACCCGATAACCTCTTCCCCCTTTTTAACTAAAGTCAGGTTTTTTCAAATTATTTAAAAAAAAACCTTGCCAAGACAAGTGGTTCCGGATATATTTCTTTCTCTGCTTAACACGAAACTTAATTGATTCGGTTGTTATACAGTAGTTCCTACCGAAGATGAGCTTGTCTGTCGTTTTCAGTGGACAAGTTTCTTTCGCAAAAAATCATTTACGGATTTCATCCGTATTGCTCTTTTACAAGTGAATATGGCGCCAACATGTTTTGCGGGTGCTTTAACAATTACTTTGATAAAATCCAGATCATTTTTTCTGGTTTAGATTTATAAACTGGAGAGTTTGATCCTGGCTCAGAACGAACGCTGGCGGCGTGCCTAACACATGCAAGTCGAACGAGAAAGTTTCCTTCGGGAAACGAGTAAAGTGGCGCACGGGTGAGTAACACGTGAATTATCTGCCCTCGAGACCGGGATAACCTGACGAAAGTTAGGCTAATACCGGATAAGACCACGCTCCATAAGGAAAGTGGCCAAAGGGAATCTCAAATTTCGCTTGGGGATGAGTTCGCGGACCATTAGCTTGTTGGTGAGATAAAAGCTCACCAAGGCGACGATGGTTATCCGGCCTGAGAGGGTGAACGGACACACTGGAACTGAGACACGGTCCAGACTCCTACGGGAGGCAGCAGTGGGGAATTTTGCGCAATGGGCGAAAGCCTGACGCAGCAACGCCGCGTGCGGGATGAAGGCCTTCGGGTCGTAAACCGCTGTCAAGTGGGAAGAATAATGACGGTACCACTGAAGGAAGCCCCGGCTAACTTCGTGCCAGCAGCCGCGGTAATACGAAGGGGGCAAGCGTTGTTCGGAATCATTGGGCGTAAAGCGTATGTAGGCGGCTAGATAAGTCGGGCGTGCAAGCCCGCGGCTCAACCGCGGAATTGCGCCCGAAACTATCTAGCTTGAGTGCAGGAGAGGGAAGCGGAATTCCCAGTGTAGCGGTGAAATGCGTTGATATTGGGAAGAACACCGGTGGCGAAGGCGGCTTCCTGGCCTGCAACTGACGCTGAGATACGAAAGCCAGGGGAGCGAACGGGATTAGATACCCCGGTAGTCCTGGCCGTAAACGATGGGCACTAGGTGTAGGGGGTGTTGATCCCCTCTGTGCCGAAGCTAACGCATTAAGTGCCCCGCCTGGGGAGTACGGTCGCAAGGCTGAAACTCAAAGGAATTGACGGGGGCCCGCACAAGCGGTGGAGCATGTGGTTTAATTCGACGCAACGCGAAGAACCTTACCTGGACTTGACTCGCATGGGACAGCCTGTGAAAGCAGGTTTTCCTTCGGGACCCATGTACAGGTGCTGCATGGCTGTCGTCAGCTCGTGTCGTGAGATGTTGGGTTAAGTCCCGCAACGAGCGCAACCCCTACCTTTAGTTGCCATCAGGTTAAGCTGGGAACTCTAAAGGGACTGTCGGTAAAAAGCCGGAGGAAGGTGGGGATGACGTCAAGTCCTCATGGCCTTTATGTCCAGGGCTACACACGTGCTACAATGGCCGGTACAAAGAGTTGCAATACCGCAAGGTGGAGCTAATCTCAAAAAGCCGGTCCCAGTTCGGATCGGAGTCTGCAACTCGACTCCGTGAAGGTGGAATCGCTAGTAATCGTGGATCAGCATGCCACGGTGAATACGTTCCCGGGCCTTGTACACACCGCCCGTCACACCATGAAAGCCGATTGTACCAGAAGTCGAGATGCCAACCCTCAGGGGGGCTACCGCCTAAGGTATGGTTGGTGATCGGGGTGAAGTCGTAACAAGGTAGCCGTAGGGGAACCTGCGGCTGGATCACCTCCTTTCTAAGGAGCTTTAATTCAGGGTAACCTGGATCTAAGACTCTCAATTGATCAACCCCGCAAAATGGTTGGCGCCATTTCTTTGAATACAAGAATGTTACAGGTTCTTGGCACAGGGTGAGCCTGAGCCTAACTTTGGGCCTATAGCTCAGTTGGTCAGAGCGCACGCCTGATAAGCGTGAGGTCGATAGTTCAAATCTATCTAGGCCCACCTTTCTATTGTCATCGGGTTAGAACTCATCCGTTGAATCCGGGGGTGTAGCTCAGCTGGGAGAGCGCCTGCCTTGCACGCAGGAGGTCATCGGTTCGAACCCGTTCACCTCCATTCCTTTTTACGGAGGTCAGGTCGACCATAAAGCCAAAGTGAACCTGTAAATTCTAAATTTCCACTAGATATTAGGGAAATTCTTCTCACTTCCATAGTGAGTCTCGCCGGAGAGAATACAATCAGGGTTTAGTTAGCCGTTGGTAAGAAGTTTAACCGCCCTATTCCGGACAATTATTCGCGTATTCTGAACTTGTTTTAAAGAATTTGCCTTAACTGGCAATGGATCTTTCACATTTGAATATTAGTAGTAGCAAGTAGTTGAGTTGTAAATTTTTTTGGTCAAGCGTTTAAGGGCATAAAGTGGATTCCTTGGCGCCAATGGTCGATGAAGGGCGTAGCAAGCTGCGATAAGCTTCGGGTAGCCGCTAACAGGCGTTGATCCGGAGATTCCCGAATGGGGCAACCCGACACCGTTAATACGGTGTCATTCCTGGCTGAATACATAGGCCAGTGAAAGGCAACCGGGGGAATTGAAACATCTTAGTACCCCGAGGAAGAGAAAACAAAAGTGATTCCCTTAGTAGCGGCGAGCGAACGGGGATCAGCCTAAACCAGATGGCACGTTAAAGCACGTACGCGTTGTGCCGCTGGGGTTGTGGGTCTTGGTCTGAGAGAAGTACGGATCTCTCGGAAGGTTACAAAAACCGATTTTAGTTTAATGAGCTGGAACGCTCAGCCACAGACGGTGACAGCCCGGTGAACGAAAAGGTCGGTTCCTTCTGGACCAGGTACCCGAGTACCACGGGACACGAGAAATCTTGTGGGAATCTGGGAGGACCACCTCTCAAGGCTAAATACCAATTGGCGACCGATAGTGAACAAGTACCGTGAGGGAAAGGTGAAAAGCACCCCGGTGAGGGGAGTGAAATAGTACATGAAACCTTATGCCTACAATCAGTGGGAGCACTATAGTACCGGTTCGCCGGTGCCACGTGTGACCGCGTACCTTTTGCATAATGAACCGCCGAGTTACCTTATGGAGCTAGGTTAAGCCGTTAGGTGTAGCCGTAGCGAAAGCGAGTCTGAATAGGGCGTCCAGTTCCATGGGGTAGACCCGAAGCCTAGTGATCTACCCATGACCAGGGTGAAGCGGAGGTAACACTTCGTGAAGGCCCGAACCATTGAATGTTGAAAAATTCTTGGATGAGTTGTGGGTAGGGGTGAAAGGCCAATCAAACTAGGCAATAGCTGGTTCTCCTCGAAATAGTTTTAGGACTAGCCTTGTGTTATAGCTTATGGAGGTAGGGCTCTGGATGGGCTAGGGGCCTCACCAGGTTACCAAACCCAACCAATCTTCAAATGCCATAAGCCTTATCACAGGAGTCAGACTACGGGAGCTAAGTTCCGTGGTCAAAAGGGAAAGAGCCCAGATCACCAGCTAAGGTCCCTAAGACAGGCTAAGTGGGAAAGGTTGTGAAGATACCTAGACAATAAGGAGGTTGGCTTAGAAGCAGCAATCCTTTAAAGAAAGCGTAATAGCTCACTTATCTAGTGTTTTCGCGCCGAAAATTTAACGGGGCTTAAGCCTGGCACCGAAGCTGTGGGATGTCGCAAGACATCGGTAGAGGAGCGTTCTCTGTGGGATGAAGCTCGACCGTAAGGACGGGTGGACTGCAGAGAAGTGAGTATGGCGGTATGAGTAACGATAAAACAGGTGAGAAACCTGTTCGCCGAAAATCCAAGGGTTCCTGAGGAAGGGTAATCCTCTCAGGGTAAGTCGGCCCCTAAGGCGAGGCCGAAAGGCGTAGCTGATGGGAAACGGGTTAATATTCCCGTACCACCTATAGCGTGTATCCTGCTAAGGGGTAACGTAGAAGGGTAGCTGATCCGGGTGATGGACGTCCCGGTACAAGCAAGTAGGAGGGAGATTTAGGCAAATCCGGATCTCCTTAACTCCGAGATGTGATGTGGAGCTCTACCGTCAGGTAAAGCGAACTCAGTGATCCCATGCTACCGAGAAAAACCTCGTAGTTGGCGTTATGGGTGACCGTACTCGAAACCAACGCAGGTGGATGAGGAGAGAATCCTAAGGCGCTTGAGAGAACTCTGGTTAAGGAACTTAGCAAATTAGCTCCGTAACTTCGGGATAAGGAGTGCCCTCATTAGGTGAAAGGACTTGCTCCTGGAGCTGAGGGGGGTTGCAGTGACCAGGCAGCTGTGACTGTTTACTAAAAACACAGGACTCTGCTAAGTCGTAAGACGATGTATAGGGTCTGACGCCTGCCCGGTGCCGGAAGGTTAAAAGGAGAGGTCAACTTCGGTGAAGCCTCGAATTGAAGCCCCGGTAAACGGCGGCCGTAACTATAACGGTCCTAAGGTAGCGAAATTCCTTGTCGGGTAAGTTCCGACCTGCACGAATGGCGTAACAATGGCTGCACTGTCTCAACCAGGGACTCAGTGAAATTGACATACCGGTGAAGATGCCGGTTTCCCGCAGAAGGACGGAAAGACCCCGTGCACCTTTACTACAGCCTGATATTGGTTATCGATCTAGTATGTGTAGGATAGGTGGGAGACTTTGAATCCAGGGCGCTAGCCTTGGTGGAGTCAACCTTGAAATACCACCCTTATTACATTGCTAACCTAACCTAGGCCCGTTATCCGGGTCAGGGACCATGTCAGGTGGGTAGTTTGACTGGGGCGGTCGCCTCCTAAAATGTAACGGAGGCGCGCGAAGGTTCTCTCAGGCTGATTGGAAACCAGCCAACGAGTGCAAAGGCATAAGAGAGCTTGACTGCGAGAGAGACATCTCGAGCAGGTACGAAAGTAGGTCTTAGTGATCCGGTGGTTCCATGTGGAAGGGCCATCGCTCAACGGATAAAAGGTACGCCGGGGATAACAGGCTGATCGCTTCCAAGAGTCCATATCGACGAAGCGGTTTGGCACCTCGATGTCGGCTCATCGCATCCTGGGGCTGAAGCAGGTCCCAAGGGTTGGTCTGTTCGCCCATTAAAGCGGTACGCGAGCTGGGTTTAGAACGTCGTGAGACAGTTCGGTCCCTATCCTCTGTGGGTGTTGGAATTCTGAAAGGATCTGTTCCTAGTACGAGAGGACCGGAATGGACGAACCTCTAGTGTTCTGGTTGTGACGCCAGTTGCATTGCCAGGTAGCTATGTTCGGACTAGATAACCGCTGAAAGCATCTAAGCGGGAAACTAACCTTAAAATAAGAATTCCCTTCTCCTTCGGGAGACTCAAGGCTCCTTGAAGACTACAAGGTCGATAGGCCGGGTGTGGAAGCGCAGTAATGTGTGCAGCTAACCGGTACTAATCAGCCGTGAGGCTTGGCCTTTTTTACATCTCGACTGCTTGCTACTACTTAATATTCAAATGTGACAATTTCCCCCAATCTGGGAAATCAAAAATAAAGACAGAGTCGGTTGAATGATCGCCCTCTCCTGTCATTGAACTCGATTTCCCGGCCTTGATTGCGGGAGGGCCACACCCGTTCCCATTCCGAACACGGAAGTTAAGCCTCCCAGCGCCGATGGTACTGCACGGGACACTGTGTGGGAGAGTAGGTCAACGCCGGGTTTAAAATTTGAAACGCCAGATCCTGATGGGTCTGGCGTTTTTTATTTTCCCTCCCCTTCCCTTTTCTTTGAATACCTCTCTCCACTACTTTTGAGTTCTAATTTAAAATTTTTTCTTATGTTATAAATATACGATTCAAGTTTATGAAGGGTTCCATATGTTTAGGCTTATTTACTTAATTATTTTTCTTTCTATTGTTTACACCTCTAACCTCTACGCCCAGGAACGCCTGAGTAATATTGAAATTGCGGTGGGAGAATTCAAACCTTATGTTTCAGAGTTTGTGGAGGGATACGGTGAAGTTACGGAAAAAGTGACGGCTATTTTAAAACGGATGGGTTACAGCCCCCGCTACCTGTTCATGCCCTGGGGCCAGGCTGAAAACAAAGTTAAATCGAACCAGAAGGTCAAGGGGATTCGAGGCACTTTCCCCTTCAGAAAATCCCAAAAGAGAGTAGGAGAATTCATTTATTCAAAAGACCCGGTTCTTGAAGGATGCATGTCCTTTTTTTACAATAAAAAAAAGGTTTCGCTTAATCACATAGAATTTTCTACTTCCACTTCAGTCCGCATCCAGATTGATGAGCTGAAGTCTTTCAGGCTGGGTTCAATAGCCATGGGTGAAGGCTTTGAGTATCCCGAAGAAATACTTGAATATTTGCCTCCTCAAATCCCGGATAAATCGGATTCCCCTATCCCACCAAAAAACAAAACCACATTCAACAATGCTTTTAATTTGTTCAAGGCGTTGATTGATCCCAACTATAAATCAGTTGAGGTTATCCCGTTTCAAAAAAGAGTCGGGAAGGAAATTCTATACGACCTTTTCCCCGAAGCCCGCGACCAGATCGGCATCATGGAAAATAAAGGTTCCTCAGACAACCGTTCCTGTTTTACCCGGGAAAACTTTTATTTCATCGTATCCAGAATAAATCCCGAAAATGTCGAGTTCATGAAAAATTTTGATCAGGCCCAGGAGGAATTGGGGGAAGAAGCCCTCGAGCGAATCAGAAGAAGGGTAGAAGAAAGATCGTCTGGCTACAAACCCAATATTGTATTAACAGTTCATGACATTTCATTGCCCATCATTGGTTATGAAGGAAAGAAAGCCTACATCCTCCCCAGAGGAACCAGGGGAGAACTGTTAAACTGGAACCCTGTATCAGAGAACAAAACCGATTCGAAAAATGGCCTTAAAGCGGAAGCAAGGATTTACATTCTCACAGGTCCCTACAGGGGAAAAACCCTTCTCCTTGATGGAAAGTTCATCGAACTCATTCGATAATATTTGAAAAGGAACACCTATGAATGACAGCCCGATTTCTAACCGGAAAAGTAACCAGGGTTCCCCGGATCTGCTTGAAAAAATAGTCATCACTTTTGTGATAGCGATGGAGTTGCTCATCCTGTTCCTTTTGGTTCAGGAACTTAGAGAATCTGGATTCAGGGCAACAGACAAGGTTCTGATTCTACTTGGCATCGCTTTCATTCCCGTGCTCTTTGAGATAATCAGAAGGTTTCTCCGGGTTTCCAAGTTTGTAAATTTTAAAGTCGGGGAACTTGAAGTTAATATCAACAGAGCCGTCGATGAAAAAGTCCAACTCAGAACAAAAACCCTTGAACGTGATCTGGAAGGAAAGTTATCCACCGCAGAGCAGGCCCTGTATCCCATCCTTGGTGGTCCCAACCATTTTGCAAAAGACCGACTTGATAAGGGAACCTTGATTATTTCCTCGAAAGATTTTCCGGCCAATATTGTGGCCGTCAAACTGCTGACCAGTTTTTTAAAGTATGAGAAACAGGAAGGCCGCTTGAAGATAAATGAAATAAACGAAATTATCCCGATAGGAGGCACCCTTACCAATTATGCCGCCATAAAAAATGGTTGGGTCGACTTGATCATTGACTACACGGGAACAGGTTGTCTGTTTTTTAATGTGAACTACCATACAGACAACGGTGAAATAAAAACTGAGGAGAGTATTTTAGACACTTTAAGGGAGGTTGGCCGCGAGCGGTTCCAAAGCCAATGGTTTAAACCAATTGGCACCATGACCAATTATTGCCTGGTTGTAAAAGAAGAAGCGGCAAAGGAAAGCAAACAAAAAATCACCAAAATTTCTGATCTGGAGTTTCTGGAAAAAGACAAACCCGTCCGACTGGCAACGGATTTTGAATTTTCTAAAAGACAGGATGGCTTCCTGGGCCTGAAAGAGCGCTACAACCATTTTGGATTTGAAACGGTCGTCTGCTCTTTCAAAGAACGTTATGAATACCTGGAATACGGCAAGGCTGAAGTAGGCCTGGGGCACACCACAGATTCTGAGATACAGGAAAATGGGTTACGAATCCTGGAAGACGACAAAGAGTTTTTTCCCAATTATTCAGAAGTTCCCATCGCCAGACTGGATGCTTTGAAATTTATTGAGGGCTTAGAGGATGCACTAAACAAATTTTCGACACTTGGGATAAAGAACAAACATCTGACCAGGTTGATAAAAAATTACAACCGAGACTCCTCATCAATCGACAAAAGAGCCAGCGACGTTATCAAAGAACTGACAGCGAACCAATAGTTCATTTCCATGTAAAATCACTCGGAAAGACTTTTGACCAGTTGTTCAATTTTGCCAAGGCAGGGTTTGACTTTGATAGAAACCAGAGAAACAATCCGCTCGCCCTTCATTATCCTCAAATGAGTTCGCCAGGACTTCTTCCCCAGAAACTTACCCCAGTTTTTAATTTGGAAGGTAATTTTGTCTCCCCGCTTTTTAAACTCCAGCCGCTCGGGTTCATCCACTTCAACATGATAACCCTGGGGAGCACCGCTTGCTTCCAGAACAGATTTTTCATACAGGCAAATATCAACAGTTGTGTAAGAATCAATCATGAAAGAACGCAAATATTGGGTGAGATCTATCAATTCCTTATCACTGAAATCTGGAAAGGCCGGCATGGCGGTTCCCTCCAAGCCTTCCCGAATAGCCTGTTCAATCCGGACATCTGGCATGCGGTGCATTTCATAATAATTTTGAAAATTTCGAGGATGGTTTTTTAGACTGCTCGCCATGGGACCATTTCCGGAACCATCTTCTCCATGACACATAGCACATCCATTTTTTTGAAATAGTTCCTTACCTCTTTTCACTTCAAATTTTTCCGCAAGTTTGTAAACCTTCTTCAGGAGTGGCTTATTGTGAGCATTTGCTGAAACAGGAAACAATAAAATTAACAACAATATCCAACAGGTTTTCATTAATTTCTCCTTAATAAAGTAAAAAAAGAGATACTTCACTCAGGCAACAACTCTTCAATTAAACCCAAAAAACAAAAATTACTTTTTAGACTCATGCAAATCTAAAAATACGCACAATTAAAGTATAACGACTAATTCTGTATT contains:
- a CDS encoding DUF481 domain-containing protein — translated: MSYFPGSLRAGFALVFFLMGVLLWLPNPVLADKIKFKPGNILAGTLHGFSGGTVLFSTPDSPKVKIPAGKIIKVYTKKHVVVVMRNNARLIGRLVPVRGKGKFGIRLASAKGRKKPVVLSWGDVKAINPPDRHWAGSVALGGGTQTGNTERTNLSVSGEGELALKRDSFFLSFLHNFAEENDKVTARNTYGSFKFEHSFNSKWFWLLSSELLNDKFKDLNLRAIIGPGVGYTIWDDDVKVLKLEGGLSYFSEDLKVGMDDQWFTARFAGRFTYKLFEWLKFVNKVLVYPSVEDLNDFTLRNEANIIANMGDGWGIKVSNILEHNSMPPLGVVKDDTTWIYSVQYEF
- a CDS encoding cytochrome c, giving the protein MKTCWILLLILLFPVSANAHNKPLLKKVYKLAEKFEVKRGKELFQKNGCAMCHGEDGSGNGPMASSLKNHPRNFQNYYEMHRMPDVRIEQAIREGLEGTAMPAFPDFSDKELIDLTQYLRSFMIDSYTTVDICLYEKSVLEASGAPQGYHVEVDEPERLEFKKRGDKITFQIKNWGKFLGKKSWRTHLRIMKGERIVSLVSIKVKPCLGKIEQLVKSLSE